A region of Terriglobia bacterium DNA encodes the following proteins:
- the lptD gene encoding LPS assembly protein LptD yields MTLRSRFLTTALLLCHLLLLPQLVTSEALGDMVSRWMLAADQAAAPVSPRPATNEQRPTTGRSHLAGPNEPGEEVTIQALQQEKVGDVYYLRGEVEIRFRRFVLRADQITYDAASGEIAAEGHVVFDGGPHDEHLEADHGAYNVRTDSGKFYEARGTTGARFRGRQVLLTSSNPFFFSGSLVEKDGPNHFVVHHGVVTSCELPHPKWTFEAQRVTVEVGEEARMYHSSFRLGGIPIFYFPYVQHPVDKLGRQTGFLIPTIGQSSRKGTILGEAIYWAINRSLDATMGAEYYSQRGWAQHGSFRARPSATSYFNVNYFGVLDRGTGSPKVDQGGEDIRANGEIQLPHGFRAVADINYLSTFVFRLAFAETFTLAVNSEVRSNAFISQAYQGYFFNLAASRYQNFQSTTRGDLVTILHAPSLDLGSVDHPIGRSGFYWSYDAAVQGVSRREPQFVTAPLVGRLDVEPRLSLPLNHAGWSFRPEVALRDTYYTQRLATTDVPQSGIGALIDRALNRRALETTVELRPPSLSRVFEQQVKDHILKHTIEPRVVYRYVAGVDNFAAIIRFDARDILSNTNELEYGIIHRLYAKGTKSTECTNRVEQPTDEAAPSVPLPAAPEVAPRKGMVVPVTGCQPGPPASREIMSWEVAQKYFFDTNFDDALVPGRRNVFTTSAEFSGIAFVTDPRRFSPIISRLRAYPGRRTEVEWKLDYDTKKGLINASTTLVSHRFGDFFVAGSHAFLNVPGEIFVPTLAPGPSQFNQFRWLVGYGHPNKRGVSAAANVGFDINSGFLQYSAFQTSYNWDCCGVSFEYRRFALGSVRNENQFRFALSLTNVGTFGTLRRQERLF; encoded by the coding sequence ATGACACTCCGCTCCCGATTCCTTACCACGGCGCTGCTGCTTTGTCATCTGCTGCTGCTTCCGCAGTTAGTAACCAGCGAGGCGCTGGGGGACATGGTTAGTCGTTGGATGTTAGCCGCTGACCAAGCAGCAGCGCCGGTTTCGCCACGGCCAGCCACCAACGAGCAACGGCCAACGACCGGCCGTTCTCATCTTGCGGGGCCCAACGAACCCGGCGAAGAAGTCACCATCCAGGCGCTGCAGCAGGAAAAAGTGGGTGACGTGTACTACCTGCGCGGTGAGGTCGAAATCCGTTTTCGGCGCTTCGTGCTGCGTGCCGACCAGATCACCTATGACGCCGCCAGCGGAGAGATCGCCGCCGAGGGGCACGTCGTGTTCGACGGCGGGCCGCACGATGAGCACCTGGAAGCCGACCACGGCGCCTATAACGTGCGTACCGACAGCGGCAAATTCTACGAGGCGCGCGGCACCACCGGCGCGCGCTTCCGCGGGCGGCAGGTGTTGCTGACCTCGTCGAACCCGTTTTTCTTCAGCGGGTCGCTGGTGGAGAAGGACGGCCCCAACCACTTTGTCGTGCACCACGGCGTGGTCACCTCGTGCGAGCTGCCGCACCCCAAGTGGACCTTCGAGGCACAGAGGGTCACGGTGGAAGTGGGTGAGGAAGCGCGCATGTACCACAGCAGCTTCCGGCTGGGTGGTATCCCGATTTTTTATTTTCCCTACGTCCAGCATCCGGTGGACAAGCTCGGGCGCCAAACCGGTTTCCTCATCCCCACCATCGGCCAGTCGTCGCGCAAGGGCACGATCTTGGGCGAAGCGATCTACTGGGCCATCAACCGCAGCCTGGATGCGACCATGGGCGCCGAATATTATTCGCAACGCGGTTGGGCACAACACGGCTCGTTTCGCGCTCGGCCGAGCGCCACCTCGTATTTCAACGTCAACTATTTCGGCGTGCTTGACCGCGGCACGGGTTCGCCCAAGGTGGACCAGGGCGGTGAGGACATCCGCGCCAACGGCGAAATCCAGTTGCCGCACGGCTTCCGCGCGGTGGCCGACATCAATTACCTGAGCACGTTTGTCTTCCGGCTGGCCTTCGCCGAGACCTTCACCTTGGCGGTGAATTCCGAAGTGCGCTCCAACGCGTTCATCTCCCAAGCGTACCAGGGTTACTTCTTCAACCTCGCCGCCTCGCGCTACCAGAACTTCCAAAGCACCACGCGCGGCGACTTGGTAACCATCCTGCATGCGCCGTCGCTCGATCTGGGCAGCGTGGACCACCCGATCGGGCGCTCGGGGTTTTACTGGTCGTACGACGCGGCGGTGCAAGGCGTGTCGCGGCGCGAGCCGCAGTTCGTGACCGCACCGCTGGTCGGCCGCCTGGACGTGGAGCCGCGACTGTCGCTGCCGCTGAACCACGCCGGATGGAGCTTCCGCCCCGAGGTCGCGCTGCGCGATACCTACTACACGCAGCGGCTGGCGACCACCGACGTGCCGCAGAGCGGTATCGGCGCGCTGATTGACCGCGCGCTCAACCGGCGCGCGCTGGAAACCACGGTCGAGCTGCGGCCACCGTCGCTTTCGCGCGTCTTCGAACAACAGGTGAAGGACCACATCCTCAAGCACACCATCGAGCCGCGCGTCGTCTATCGCTACGTCGCCGGGGTGGACAATTTTGCGGCGATCATCCGCTTCGACGCGCGCGACATCCTCAGCAACACCAACGAACTCGAGTACGGCATCATTCACCGCCTGTACGCCAAAGGCACAAAGTCCACCGAGTGCACCAATCGGGTGGAGCAACCAACGGACGAGGCGGCACCGTCCGTGCCGCTGCCCGCCGCGCCGGAGGTGGCGCCGCGCAAGGGTATGGTGGTCCCGGTGACGGGCTGCCAGCCGGGCCCGCCGGCGTCGCGCGAAATCATGAGCTGGGAGGTCGCGCAGAAGTATTTCTTCGATACCAACTTCGATGACGCGCTCGTGCCCGGCCGCCGCAACGTGTTCACCACCAGCGCCGAATTCAGTGGCATCGCCTTTGTCACCGACCCGCGACGCTTTTCCCCGATCATCTCCCGCCTGCGCGCCTATCCCGGGCGCCGCACCGAGGTGGAGTGGAAGCTGGATTACGACACGAAAAAAGGCCTGATCAACGCCAGCACCACGCTGGTCTCGCACCGCTTTGGCGATTTTTTCGTCGCCGGCAGCCACGCCTTTCTGAATGTGCCGGGCGAAATTTTTGTGCCTACGCTGGCGCCGGGGCCGAGCCAGTTCAACCAGTTTCGCTGGCTGGTAGGCTACGGCCATCCCAACAAGCGCGGCGTCAGCGCCGCCGCCAATGTCGGCTTCGACATCAACTCCGGTTTCCTGCAGTACTCCGCGTTCCAGACCAGCTACAACTGGGACTGCTGCGGCGTGAGCTTCGAATACCGGCGCTTCGCGCTGGGCTCGGTGCGCAACGAGAACCAGTTCCGCTTCGCGCTTTCGCTGACCAACGTGGGGACGTTCGGCACGCTGCGGCGGCAGGAACGGCTGTTCTAG
- the ligA gene encoding NAD-dependent DNA ligase LigA, whose protein sequence is MAAAAKNVQSKIEALREKIRYHEHRYYVLDAPEISDAEFDRLINELKKLEAEHPELITPDSPTQRVGGKPREGFVKVAHSSPMLSLDNAYSEQELRDWERRVQELTGQKSVAYVCELKMDGLSMALRYEGGRFVRGITRGDGSTGEDVTENVRTIRSAPLVADIKKARLPADFEVRGEVIMPHKAFERMNEERERQGLARFANPRNAGAGAVRVLDPNITALRRLDFYAYFLLVNGRVYGKEQWEGLDALSAAGFKVNPHRRLAKNIDEVWEFVREWEEKRESLPYEIDGIVVKVNRLALWNELGFTGKAPRWAIAYKYAARAGVTIIEDIKVQVGRTGKLTPVAWLKPVPIGGTTVSRATLHNLDEIERLGVHVGDTVQVERGGDVIPKIVKVVEHGKTEEKFHMPETCPECGGHVVRVEGEADHRCVNANCPAKLRESILHFASRGVMNIEGMGDALVNQLVDRGLVGNVADIYSLDKDKLLTLERMGDKSAQNVLDEIEASKKLPLERVIYGLGIRFVGERTAEFLVQHFGSLDDLIEAATLSEEAAAIEKLEQVEEVGPRIAASIREFFIEPKNRELVERLRKAGLQFKAKRKERGTRLAGKTFVLTGTMEKYTRDQAKKLIEDAGGKVVGSVSKKTDYVVAGAEPGSKLDKARELGINVINENGMEELLGVG, encoded by the coding sequence ATGGCCGCTGCCGCCAAAAATGTGCAGAGCAAGATCGAAGCGCTGCGCGAGAAGATCCGCTACCACGAGCACCGCTACTACGTGCTCGACGCTCCCGAGATCAGCGACGCCGAATTCGACCGCCTGATCAACGAGCTGAAAAAGCTGGAGGCGGAGCACCCCGAGCTGATCACGCCCGATTCGCCGACCCAGCGCGTGGGTGGCAAGCCGCGCGAAGGCTTCGTCAAGGTGGCGCACTCCTCGCCCATGCTCTCGCTGGACAACGCCTACAGCGAGCAGGAACTGCGCGACTGGGAGCGGCGGGTCCAGGAACTGACTGGGCAGAAAAGCGTGGCGTACGTGTGCGAGCTGAAGATGGACGGGCTCTCCATGGCCTTGCGCTACGAGGGCGGCCGCTTTGTGCGCGGCATCACCCGCGGCGACGGCTCCACCGGCGAAGACGTCACCGAAAACGTGCGCACCATCCGCTCGGCGCCGCTGGTCGCCGACATCAAGAAAGCGCGTCTCCCGGCGGATTTCGAAGTCCGCGGCGAGGTCATCATGCCGCACAAGGCGTTTGAGCGCATGAACGAAGAGCGCGAGCGCCAAGGGCTTGCGAGGTTCGCCAATCCGCGCAATGCCGGAGCGGGCGCGGTGCGCGTGCTCGATCCCAACATCACGGCGCTGCGCCGCCTCGATTTCTACGCCTACTTCCTGCTGGTCAACGGGCGCGTGTACGGTAAGGAGCAATGGGAAGGCCTGGATGCCTTGAGCGCCGCCGGGTTCAAGGTCAACCCGCATCGGCGGCTGGCGAAAAACATTGACGAAGTCTGGGAGTTTGTTCGCGAGTGGGAAGAAAAACGCGAGTCGCTGCCTTACGAAATAGACGGCATTGTGGTCAAGGTGAACCGGCTGGCGTTGTGGAACGAGCTTGGTTTCACCGGCAAGGCGCCGCGCTGGGCGATCGCCTACAAATACGCGGCGCGCGCCGGGGTCACGATCATCGAAGACATCAAGGTGCAGGTTGGGCGCACGGGCAAGCTGACGCCGGTGGCGTGGCTGAAGCCGGTGCCGATCGGGGGCACCACGGTCAGCCGCGCCACGCTGCACAACCTGGATGAGATCGAGCGGCTCGGGGTGCACGTCGGCGACACGGTGCAGGTGGAACGCGGCGGCGACGTGATTCCGAAAATCGTCAAGGTAGTCGAACACGGCAAGACGGAAGAAAAATTCCACATGCCCGAGACGTGCCCGGAATGCGGTGGGCACGTGGTGCGGGTGGAGGGCGAGGCCGACCATCGCTGCGTCAACGCCAACTGTCCGGCCAAGCTGCGCGAAAGCATTTTGCATTTCGCCTCGCGCGGGGTGATGAACATCGAGGGCATGGGCGACGCGCTGGTCAATCAACTGGTGGACCGCGGGCTGGTGGGCAACGTCGCCGACATATACAGCCTCGACAAGGACAAGCTCCTCACCCTGGAACGCATGGGCGACAAGTCGGCGCAGAACGTGCTCGACGAGATCGAGGCATCGAAGAAGCTGCCCCTGGAGCGCGTGATCTACGGCCTGGGCATCCGCTTTGTCGGCGAACGGACAGCCGAATTTCTGGTGCAGCATTTTGGCTCGTTGGACGATCTAATTGAGGCAGCCACGCTGTCCGAGGAGGCCGCCGCGATTGAAAAGCTGGAACAGGTGGAGGAGGTCGGACCGCGTATCGCGGCCAGCATCCGCGAGTTCTTTATCGAACCGAAAAATCGCGAACTCGTCGAAAGACTGCGGAAGGCCGGCCTGCAATTTAAGGCCAAGAGGAAAGAGCGCGGCACCAGGCTCGCGGGCAAGACGTTCGTGCTCACCGGCACGATGGAGAAATACACTCGCGACCAGGCCAAGAAGCTGATTGAGGATGCCGGCGGCAAGGTGGTCGGATCGGTGAGTAAGAAGACTGATTACGTGGTGGCGGGCGCGGAACCGGGTTCCAAGCTGGACAAAGCACGCGAACTCGGGATAAATGTGATCAACGAGAATGGAATGGAAGAACTTCTGGGGGTGGGGTAA
- a CDS encoding DUF1579 domain-containing protein: MRLARLLLVFCCAVSLIAVAQEKKPAAAPDKGKPAAADKQKKSAKPAGMPSMKPSPEIQKMAKSLVGSYTTKETHEPGPFMPTGGTGVGEAKFTLGPGGNSIIQTYQSKSGPMGSRFRGHGVVWYDAKAGGYRSVWCDSMSPMCEVGGVSKWDGDKLTGTTDSEMMGKKVSYHETMSGFSPEGFKMDMEMSVEGSPMKHVMTIEYARVGAAPAAAKKP, from the coding sequence ATGAGATTGGCACGCCTACTATTAGTGTTCTGCTGCGCCGTTTCCCTGATCGCCGTTGCGCAAGAAAAGAAGCCAGCCGCCGCCCCGGACAAGGGCAAACCTGCCGCGGCCGACAAACAGAAAAAGTCCGCCAAGCCTGCCGGAATGCCCAGCATGAAGCCGTCGCCGGAGATCCAGAAGATGGCCAAATCGCTGGTTGGCAGCTACACCACCAAGGAAACCCACGAACCCGGCCCGTTCATGCCCACCGGCGGCACCGGAGTTGGTGAGGCAAAATTCACGCTCGGTCCGGGTGGCAATTCGATTATCCAGACCTATCAATCCAAGAGCGGCCCGATGGGCAGCAGGTTCCGCGGGCACGGCGTGGTCTGGTACGACGCCAAGGCCGGTGGCTACCGCTCCGTCTGGTGCGACAGCATGTCGCCCATGTGCGAAGTCGGCGGTGTCAGCAAGTGGGACGGCGACAAGCTCACGGGCACAACCGACAGCGAGATGATGGGCAAGAAGGTGAGCTACCACGAAACCATGAGCGGCTTCAGCCCGGAGGGCTTCAAGATGGACATGGAGATGTCCGTCGAGGGCAGCCCGATGAAGCACGTCATGACCATCGAGTACGCGCGCGTCGGCGCTGCGCCGGCCGCCGCGAAGAAGCCGTAG